TTTCTGCTTCTTTTGCAAAAATGCCGAATGCCATTGAAACTTAGTTTTGGATGCCATGTCCCTTGGTTTTAGGGCTTTTCCAAgatgaatcaattaattaattatagctattagatctttaatctttacttTTTACTATTAAACTATATTATCTACTTCTTGCTAAATAAGTAATCCgctaaataaaatgaaagaaggtaaccattaaaatatagggtaattactatttttttttttatcttttatattatattagttatttagtaatttttaaaaattatatttttttatattataattttatactaaaaaattttctatgaagtttttattaaataattattaattgagtttaattttatattattttattataaattatcgcttatatatcttttatctaaagttaaattaattaaaagattaaattgatacaaaaatttaatttaattattaagtaggattgcataaaattattttttttattcacaGGAGGTCTAATGGGCGGTAGGCTTCGCAATAAGGAGTAGCTATTTTTTTACATTCGTCATAAAGACGAAATCTTAAGAGCAATTGCTCTTGCCACTTGAACTAGACCTTAAATATAGGATTGCAAAAGTTAACTAAGCCGatcaaataaaactaattcaattcaatttaaattaaaaatcatggTTTAAGTTATTTCATGATCGGTTATAgttctaaattataatataatcaagAGAAACGAAAATTCTCTCTACCTTGGCCATCATAATTGATCAAAGGAATACAAAAATCAAGAACCATAAAGGATCGAATAAAGAAGTAACCTCTTTAGCTAATCTATCTGCAATTTTCTTAGAGGGAATCAGTTTCCAACCAGAAATATAACCAGCCAAGATGAAAAGCTCTATCAACAGCATAAGTAGCGGCTTTGATTTCTGACATTGTAAGCATAAGAAGTGCCAAGAGGAAGAGCAAAGCAACCCTTAACAAAGCCTTTATAGTTTCAAAAAAGTTTACCCACTGCTACAACACTTTGAGGGCCAAAAGTCGAGCCATCAATACTAATCTTCAACCAATTGGAAGGAGGAGGATGCCATAATACTAGAATATAACTGAAGGAGCTTTGCGGGGgtctcaaactaattattctATGTATTGGAGTTTTTTTGTATGTTATTTGATCTTTACTAACTTTTTGAGAATATTTCATTCCAAATTGTTTGTGCTAAGAATTTCAAGTTCACAACTCTgaatttgtattttctttttatagtaTTGTTAAGGTTGATTGTTATTCGgtaatatgattttaatttgatattttattaaattttatacggtcttttcaaattttttaatttatgtacttattttttcattaaatcgaCCAAGTCAACTATTCAAACCGAGTCCAAATAACTTTagtttgattatattttaatgttactTGGCTTGGTTAagagttaaaatatttaaaaatcgactttattagtttagttaaaaatatttactctaAACCGACCAAATGAGACCATAAAACCGTTATCAGTAAGTATCAGGCTcttttaaacttatttttaaattaaaataaaataaagttttatttttaacaaaagaCAGTTTTAGTATCTGTATAAAAGTAATtcattagtatttttttatttactttaatttctagcataattaaattctaataaaatgtaaatattttaaaagtacttTGATTtatcaaaagattaaaatttatataatataattttaaattatcaaaaaagattagatattatttttattattaattttattataatagaattGTAACTTTAATTAGAGCAGCATCCATTGTAGCACCTTAGAACATgcttaaaagaaacaaactgaaaagaaaaaactaatgCTAAATTATCGCAAATAACCAAATGAAGCTGAAAAGACTGCAGTAGACCATTCATCACAGTAAGACAACCACTTTCCACTTCTAAGCTTAAGAAACAGATATCCAGAGCCATCTTCATACCAAATAAAATTGACATTGCTTCAGCCAACTCTGGTGACTCTTCCTCTTTCCGCCATACTGCAGACCCCATAACCTCAACATTGTCATTCCTGAACACGGCCCGGAAACCAATCTTGTTAGAGCCGAAAAAGTTGGCATCAGAGTTTGTtgagattttgagttgttagGGTTGTTAGGATATGAtaagtatttatcttttaaatttaggatatgataagtatttatcttttaaatttaggatatgataagtatttatcttttaaatttagagtCTAGCTATTAAGAGTttgttatttagtttctatcAAAGTCTTacatataagtataaataaatataaggcTGATGTATCTCTTTTTGATATCAGAATACAATAATGAAAACCTAATTCTTAGGTTATTTCTTtcaagttggtatcagagcctacaaaaaaaaaaaggctttgAAACACTTAAAACAACATGAGTGGTAGAGATGGTGAACCATCTGGATCGAAACCTATTATCATTCAATCTGAAGGAGCATTCAATGCAGGAATTACGCTTACAGAATCAAATTATGATGTATGGTCTCAACTAATGGAAATGCATATTGCTGAAAGAGAAAAGCTTTCCTATATTCGGGGAAAAACAAAACCACCTGCTGAATCAGAGGATGGGTATGAAAAGTGGTATGCTGAAAACCAAAAGGTGAAAAGATGGCTGCTAATGTCTATGAGTCCAGAGATTATGAAGCGATATTTACGCTTATCCACTGCCCATGAAATCTGGACTGCTTTATCAAAAGCTTTCTATGATGGCAGTGATGAGTTGCAGCTCTTCGCCTTAAACCAGAAAGCATTTGCAGCCAAACAGAATAAAAGATCTCTCTCTGAATATTATGGAGAACTAACTGCAATTTTTCAGGAATTGGATCACAGAGACAAAGTGGTAATGAAGGATCCTGATGATGTGGTTGCGTACAAAAAATCTATTGAACGACTACGGGTGCATATATTTTTAGCTGGACTGGATGATCACTTTGAGCAGGTTTGCGGAGAAATCCTACGTCAGGAGTCTACTTCAGGCCTAGAAGAAAGCTA
The Ricinus communis isolate WT05 ecotype wild-type chromosome 1, ASM1957865v1, whole genome shotgun sequence DNA segment above includes these coding regions:
- the LOC125370043 gene encoding uncharacterized protein LOC125370043; protein product: MSGRDGEPSGSKPIIIQSEGAFNAGITLTESNYDVWSQLMEMHIAEREKLSYIRGKTKPPAESEDGYEKWYAENQKVKRWLLMSMSPEIMKRYLRLSTAHEIWTALSKAFYDGSDELQLFALNQKAFAAKQNKRSLSEYYGELTAIFQELDHRDKVVMKDPDDVVAYKKSIERLRVHIFLAGLDDHFEQVCGEILRQESTSGLEESYALIR